Part of the Methylorubrum populi genome is shown below.
CCGGGGTGAGGCGCCCGACATAGACGACAGCGTCGTTGGCGGCCGGCTCCGCCGGCGGCCCGCGCTCGATCCGCACGGGGTTGTCGACGCGGTGGTGGCGCACGCGCAAGGTGCCGAGCCGTCCCTCCACCCGTGCGCGGCTGCCGTCGCAGACATGAACGACGTCGAGCGCGGTCCGCCCGACCGCCAGCCGCAGGGCGGCGGCGCGGCCGACGCGCACGAGCTTGTGCAGCCGGCTCTTCGGATCGCAGGAGGCCGCGAGGCAGGCGCCGGAGAGGGGAGTGAGGGTGCAGGGTTCCGCCCGGTCGAAGCGGTAGTCAACGCCGTTCGGGCAGGCGAGAGCGTAGTCGTGGAGCGTCAGCACGACGGGGATGCCGCGGGCGAGCAGCACCGGCAGCACGGCGGGCGAGAGCGCGCGGGTCCACTGGTGCAGATGGAGGCAGTCGGGGGGGCGCGGCAGGGCGTCGAGCGTGTCGAGCGTCGCGGCGAGGCGCGCGGCGGCCGCGCCGTTCCAGATCCCCGACGCCGCACCGCGCCATGCCGGCAACGACCATACATCCGGGAGGCCGAGTTCGATCCGGCGCAGGCGCGGATGGTCGAGCAGCGGGTCGACGGGGCCGCCGATCGCCTGGATGTAGGTCACCTCCGCGCCGGCCTCCGCCAGGGCGCGGGCGGATTCGACGGCGACCTTCTCGGCGCCGCCGCTGGCCGCAGCGAATTCGGCGAGGATCACGACATGCATCGCCGTGCCCTGCTCGGAGGTAAGGGCGTCGTCGCGACGGGAGATCCCGTTCTCGGGCAAGGTGGCGCTCCGGGGACGAGGCCGAGACAGCGCGGCGAAGATCCGCCCGCAAGGTTTACGGGAGATCAACTGCCGGCTGGTAAACGGGTCTGGATCGTTCGCGGATCATCGCGAGAGCGGCGCGTCGGCTCTCGGGAAGACGCGTGGGAAAGAGTCGGGAGCCGCCGTGCACGTCGTCCTCGTTCTCGACCATGCCCATATCAATGGCGGGCAGGCCAAGGTCGCCCTCGATTCGGCCGTCGGCCTGCGGCAGCGCGGCCACCGGGTCACGGTCTTTGCCGCCGTCGGCCCGGTCGATCCCCGTCTCGCCGCGAGCGGTGCGCGGGTGGTCTGCCTCGGGCAGGACGACATCACCTCCACCACCAACAAGCTCGCCTTCGCCGTCCAGGCGATCTGGAACGCCCGCGCCTCCGCCCGCCTCGCCGCGGAACTGCGGCTGTGCGATCCCCGCGACACGCTGGTCCACGTCCACGCCTTCGCCAAGGCGCTCTCGCCCGCGATCGGCACGGCGATCCGGCGCTCGGGGCTGCCGTGCCTCTACACGATGCACGAGTTCTTCCTCGTCTGCCCCAACGGGGGATTCTACGAGTATCCGGCCGACCGGATCTGCCACCGCACGCCGATGTCGGCGGCCTGCCTCACGACGAATTGCGACGCGCGCTCCTATCCGCGCAAGCTGCTGCGGGTGGTGCGCCATCTCGGCCTGGAGCACGTCGCCGGGCTGCCGGGCCTGTTCCGCCACGTGATCACGATCAGCGCGCTGCAGGAGCGGGTGATCGCGCCGCTCCTGCCCCCGCGCACGGTGTTCCACCGGATCGACAACCCGATCTCGGTCGAGCGGCAGCCGCCCGAACGCGGCGCGCGCGAAGACGTCCTGTTCGTCGGCCGCATCTCGACGGAGAAAGGGGCGCCGATCTTCGCCGAGGCCGCGCGGCGGGCCGGCATCCGCCCGGTCTTCGTCGGCGACGGCCCGAGCGCGGAGGCGCTGAAGGCGCGCTATCCCGAGGCGGTGATGCTCGGCTGGAAGAGCGGGCCCGAGGTGCAGGCCCTGATGCGGCGCGCCCGCGCCCTTGTCTTCCCGAGCATCTGGTACGAGGGCCAGCCGCTCACCGTCTACGAGGCGCTCGCCTGCGGCTGCCCGGTCATCGTCTCCGACGCCTGCGCCGGGCGCGAGGCGGTGGAGGACGGCGAGAACGGGTTCTGGTTCCGCTCGGGCGATGCCGGGGCGCTGGCCGCCCACCTGACCCGGCTGTCGGACGACGTGCTGGCGACCCGCATGGCCGAGCGCGCCTACGAGCGCTACTGGTCGGCGCCGCTCAGCGTCGACGCACATCTCGATCGCCTGGAGCAGGTCTACGGCCTCGTGATGCGCGAGGTCCGTCCCGCTCCGCACCCGACCGAGCGGCCGGGCCTGCGCGGCGCGGCGCCCGCAGGACCGTGACCGATCGCGCGATCGCACGAAACAGGAAGGCCGCGCTCGCGTTGGTCCGCATCAGAGCCGCGCGGCCACGCGCGACGCATGACGACAGACCGCGAGGTAGACGTGTCCGACAAGACCCAGCCGACCGACGAGACCAAGTCCAAAGGCTTCCAGCAGGACGGAAAGGGCGACAAGGCGATCCCCGAGAACCGTAAGGACGAGAAGGACGAGCGCCTCGACGAGGCGCTGGAGGAGACGTTCCCCTCAAGCGATCCGGTTTCCGTCAAGATCACGAAGTAGCTCGGGCTCAGGCCGCGAGATCCGGCTCCTGCCGGGTCAGCCCGCGGGCCGTCGAGGCGGGGCTCGGCCGGCCGAACAGGTAGCCCTGCACCTCCCCGCAGCCCTCGGCCCGCAGATGTGCGAACTGGGCCTCGGTCTCGACGCCCTCGGCCACGGTGACGATGCCGAGGCTGGCGCCGAGGCCGATCACCGCCCGCACGATCGCCGTCGAATGCGGGTTCTCGCCGATCTGGCTGACGAAGGAGCGGTCGATCTTGATCTTGTCGAACGGAAATTTCTGCAGGTAGCTCAGCGAGCAGTAGCCGGTTCCGAAATCATCCATCGCGATCCGCACGCCGAGCCCCCGCAGGGCGTGCAGAGTCGCCACATTGGCCTCGCTCGCGGCGAGCAGCACCGATTCGGTGACCTCCAGTTCGAGCCGGTGCGGTGCGAGCCCGGAGAGGGCGAGCGCCTCGCGCACCGTCGCCACGAGGCCGGGATCGCGGAGTTGCACCGGCGAGAGGTTCACCGCGACGCGCACCGGATCGGCCCACAGGCTGGCCTCGGCGCAGGCCTGCCGCAGCACCCAGGCGCCGATCGGCACGATCAGGCCCGCTTCCTCGGCGAGCGGCACGAATTCGGCCGGCGGGATTGCGCCCTCGATGGGATGGTGCCAGCGCAGCAGCGCCTCGAATCCCACAACCGCCCGCGAACCGACGCCGATGACGGGCTGAAAGGCCAGCCCGAGATCGCTCCGGGCAAAGGCCTCGTGCAGGTCGGTTTCCCGCCGGCGCCGCGATCGGGCCCAGCCGTCCATCGCCGCCTCGAAACAATGGGCGACGCTGCCGCCGTCGGCCTTCGCCCGATAGAGGGCGAGATCGGCGTTGCGCAGCAGGGTATCGGGGTCGGTTCCGTGTTCCGGCAGGCGGGCGATGCCGATGCTCACGCCGATCTGGCAATCCCGGTCGCCGAGCCTGACCGGGCGTGACAGGGCCTCGATGATCCGGCCGGTGACGGCTGAGACGGTTGCGCTGTCGGGGCTGTGCAGCAGCACGGCGAATTCGTCGCCTCCGAGCCGGGCGACGAGATCCTCCCGGCGCAGGCAGGCGGTGATCCGTTCCGCGACCACCCGGAGCAGGGCGTCGCCGGCCGGATGGCCGAGCGTGTCGTTGACGAACTTGAACTTGTCGAGGTCGAGGCACAGCAGGGCGGCGCCTGTGCCCGTCCGGGCCTGCTCGGCGATCGCCTCGGCGAGGCGGAGGGCGAACAGAGCCCGGTTCGGCAGGCCTGTCAGCGAGTCGTGATGCGCCATGTGGGTGATGCGGGCCTCGGCGCGGCGCTGCTCGGTGACGTCGATGGCCGCGCCGAGAAGGGCGTGGCGTCCCTCGAA
Proteins encoded:
- a CDS encoding glycosyltransferase, which gives rise to MHVVILAEFAAASGGAEKVAVESARALAEAGAEVTYIQAIGGPVDPLLDHPRLRRIELGLPDVWSLPAWRGAASGIWNGAAAARLAATLDTLDALPRPPDCLHLHQWTRALSPAVLPVLLARGIPVVLTLHDYALACPNGVDYRFDRAEPCTLTPLSGACLAASCDPKSRLHKLVRVGRAAALRLAVGRTALDVVHVCDGSRARVEGRLGTLRVRHHRVDNPVRIERGPPAEPAANDAVVYVGRLTPEKGADLVAEAARRVGLPALFVGAGPLEARLRAEGAEVLGWRSPEAVAAILRRRARAVCAPSRWLETGPLTVYEALAQGLPVVASRRSGAAEKVVDGETGFVVEPEAAALTGAFGSLKDDALTARFGREAYDRYWRAPLTLAAHARSLLTLYSRLRDEYLMRQCGMVGHDTQLPTAHPRGASLGRDPFSSL
- a CDS encoding glycosyltransferase family 4 protein is translated as MHVVLVLDHAHINGGQAKVALDSAVGLRQRGHRVTVFAAVGPVDPRLAASGARVVCLGQDDITSTTNKLAFAVQAIWNARASARLAAELRLCDPRDTLVHVHAFAKALSPAIGTAIRRSGLPCLYTMHEFFLVCPNGGFYEYPADRICHRTPMSAACLTTNCDARSYPRKLLRVVRHLGLEHVAGLPGLFRHVITISALQERVIAPLLPPRTVFHRIDNPISVERQPPERGAREDVLFVGRISTEKGAPIFAEAARRAGIRPVFVGDGPSAEALKARYPEAVMLGWKSGPEVQALMRRARALVFPSIWYEGQPLTVYEALACGCPVIVSDACAGREAVEDGENGFWFRSGDAGALAAHLTRLSDDVLATRMAERAYERYWSAPLSVDAHLDRLEQVYGLVMREVRPAPHPTERPGLRGAAPAGP
- a CDS encoding putative bifunctional diguanylate cyclase/phosphodiesterase, with amino-acid sequence MPIPTSDAHATALIQHWRNCRSRPGAMPSYDAVVLGRLGRLADRCALIATREGRAERILWGGPGFCDWFEDEIRDRPLARMPDEIRRPIEEIGVAALRTGEPASARCDRITDGIVTTWSLVGVPLANGGGTPLLLIHVDSEGVRTELMQAMFGATGQGLMALGAIRDAEGGVADFKVVALNQGAAEIFGRSIESLQWQRLCDFVPARLGVAQRLSGILGCSERAVFELATPRSDGTTLHLKVEAQAIGDLIAVAMTDVGDIKAREDSFRFLFESNPLPMWLVDQESARFIAVNEAAVAHYGYSRDAFLARSLTDLSEAGARGPARDGHPQRHLRADGSLIEVTLFERTLAFEGRHALLGAAIDVTEQRRAEARITHMAHHDSLTGLPNRALFALRLAEAIAEQARTGTGAALLCLDLDKFKFVNDTLGHPAGDALLRVVAERITACLRREDLVARLGGDEFAVLLHSPDSATVSAVTGRIIEALSRPVRLGDRDCQIGVSIGIARLPEHGTDPDTLLRNADLALYRAKADGGSVAHCFEAAMDGWARSRRRRETDLHEAFARSDLGLAFQPVIGVGSRAVVGFEALLRWHHPIEGAIPPAEFVPLAEEAGLIVPIGAWVLRQACAEASLWADPVRVAVNLSPVQLRDPGLVATVREALALSGLAPHRLELEVTESVLLAASEANVATLHALRGLGVRIAMDDFGTGYCSLSYLQKFPFDKIKIDRSFVSQIGENPHSTAIVRAVIGLGASLGIVTVAEGVETEAQFAHLRAEGCGEVQGYLFGRPSPASTARGLTRQEPDLAA